Genomic DNA from Longimicrobiaceae bacterium:
AACTCGGAGAGGCCGAGCGTGACGTGGTCCGCGTCCGTGACCGTGCGCCCGTCCGCCAGGCGGATGGCGCGGATGCGCGAGCCCTGCGGCGCGCGTGGCGCGTACGCGACCGTGAGCCCGGAGACGTGGGCGTTCACGCCGCCCTCCGCCGTCAGCCCCGCCTCCAGCGCCCGCCGGAGCTGCTCGCCGGTGACGCCGACGCGCACGAGGGCGTTCTGGAACGGCTGGAGCTGGAAGAGCGTGCCGTAGGTGAGCGGGCCCGCCGGCATGTCCTGCCGGATCGAGCCGTTGTTGACGATGCTGGCCTGCGCGCCGGTGCGCGCGCGGAACGCGTCGGCCATCAGGTCGCCCAGCGCGAACTCGCCCGTGTCGGCCTTCGGCATGGGCACCGCGAACGACACCAGCACCCGCTCCGTGATCGGCCGTATCGCGCGGTCCCAGTCGCTGACGATGCGCTCCACCGCCGCGTTCGGGGTCGCGGAATCTGCAGACGGCGTGCGGATGGCGCGGTAGAGCACGGAGGTGTGCCCGCCGCGCCGCTCCAGCTGCGTGATGCTGAACGCGTTTGCGTACGAGATGGATTCGACCACGGGGATGCCCTTCTCCCACGTGAGCATGCGCTCGTGGCGGTGGCCGGCCAGCATCAGGTCCACCGGCCGGGCGAGCTGGCGCGCCACCTCCAGCACCTCGCCCGTGCACCCGGCGGACTCCTGCTCCGGCAGCGTGCCCGGCCGCTCGCAGATGCCGCCCACGTGCATGGTGACGACCACGAAGTCCGCCCCCGCCACGCGCGCCTCGGCCGCGTACCGGTCGATGGCCGGCGCCGCGGGCCCGAACTCCAGCCCGTCCACGCGGCCGGCCATCACCGTCTCCGGCGTCTCCGGCAGGGCGATGCCGATGACGGCGGTCCGCACGCCGCCGCGCTCCACCATCGTCCACGGCCGCACCCACTCCGGCTGCCGCTGCGTGCCCGCCACGAAGAGGTTGGCGGCCAGCCAGGGGAAGCGGCTCTCGCGGATGCGGGCGCGAAGCGTGTCCTGCCCCCAGTCGAACTCGTGGTTGCCCACGGCGGCCGCGTCGTAGCCCATGGCGTTCTCGGCGGCGATGGCGGCGCGGCCCCAGCTCAGGTTGGAGATGGGCGTGCCCTGCATGTCGTCGCCGCCGGAGATGAGCACCGTGGATCCCGCGAACCGCACCCGCGCGCTGTCGAAATACGCCGCCAGCAGCGCCGACCCGCCCACCCGGTTCCACGGCAGCAGGTGCCCGTGCACGTCGTTCGTCTGTAGGATCTGCACTCGCTTCGCCCCGTCTGCCGAAGCCTGCGGCGCAGCCTCCGGCGATGGGAGCGCCGTGCATCCCCCGAACAGCAGCGCGGCGAGGGCGAGGGAAAGCGGGCGGGCAATGGAGATGCGGACGGCGTGACGAAGATGGGTCATCGAAGGTGCGGAGATATGGCTAGGGTGAGGTGTGCGGTGGATGAACAGCGGCGATGCAAGCGCTCCGCCATCCGTCAGCCGTCGACGGACGGGGGGAAGAGCGGCGGCGGCTCATCCGCCCGACGGCGGAGATGGCTGCGGATGCAATGTCGGTGCGCGGGCGTGGGTTACCAGCTCGTGTGCTTTCTCCGTAAAACTACATCTTGACTTCACCGTACGGGCGAGCCAATATGCGCTCGCGGCGTGGCGTCCACGACGTGCACCTCCCGCGCCCCGCGGATGGCCGCCTCCGGCCTGGCTCCGCACCCGGCTTGTAAACCACGCCGCGCCGTTCCCGCCCGCCAGACACACCTCTCCCCCATTCCCGCCCGTTCCGGCCGCCGCTTCTTCCGCCGGCTACGAGCCGCACGAGCAGCCCCGTTTTCCGCCGTTCCGAAGTTCCTTCCGTTCCATGCATCCTTACCTTCCGCACACCGGGGAACCATGCCGCCCACCGAAACCTCGAACACGACGTACAAGGACGACCCGAACGGCTACCGGAGCGTCATCTCCCAGACGGAGAAGTACGGCACCTTCGAGCTCTACTTCTACCGCGGCTTCGTGAGCTCGGTCTCCCTGTGGCCCGACGGCTACGCGTCCGGCAAGACCGAGATCGGGCTGTACGCCGCCACCGACACCTACGACCTGCCCCCGGGCATGAAGGAGCCCGACCCGGACAGCAAGCTCACGGTGGGCGGAGGCACGTACAAGCTGGGCATCGGCCTGGCCATCGACAACACCTCGCCCGCGGCGGGCGAGAGCATCCAGGCCATCGTGATCGCGCTGAAGACCGACCCGGCCATGCCCGGAAAGCCCGTGGACAACGGTGGCGTGACGATCACGGCCGACGAGGGCGGGCTCATCGAGAGCCTGGACGTAGTGGAGGGGTTCAAGGCATCCGCCGCGGCGCTGCGGGGCGACGCAGGCGATGGTGACGACGGCGACACCGACCCGGTGACGGTCTCGCCGACCCTCGTGATCAACGAAGATGCCATCACCTGTCCGCCCATCTGCAAGGGCTTCCGCGTGTGGGGGCCGCGCCGGGGCGCCCATGTGGGCCGGCGCCACTCCTAGCCGCGGCGGGAGCGCGCCATCGTGACCACCGTCGTCCTGCAGCTCGCGCAGACGCTGTCCACCCTCTGCTTCGGGGTGCTGGGCATGGTCGTGGCCCGGCACCGCGGGATGCCGCGGGTGCACCGCCTGGCGTGGACGCTGACGGGCGTGGCGTTCACCGTGACCGGCGCGCACGCAGTGGCGCAGGCCAGCTTCGCCGCGGTGGCCTTCACGGCGGGCCCCGGCAGCGCGGCGTGGAACACGTACCTGCGCTGGATGCCGGCGGGCAACGACGGCCGCGCGTTCGCGGTGATGGGCTTCGGGGTGGCGCTGCTCTACTTCGTGGCCCGCGGCGCCGCGCGCGAGCCGCGGCCGCCGTGGAGCTACGCCGCCGCTCTGGCCGCTTGCCTGCTGGCGGGCAGCTGGGTGG
This window encodes:
- a CDS encoding bifunctional UDP-sugar hydrolase/5'-nucleotidase codes for the protein MTHLRHAVRISIARPLSLALAALLFGGCTALPSPEAAPQASADGAKRVQILQTNDVHGHLLPWNRVGGSALLAAYFDSARVRFAGSTVLISGGDDMQGTPISNLSWGRAAIAAENAMGYDAAAVGNHEFDWGQDTLRARIRESRFPWLAANLFVAGTQRQPEWVRPWTMVERGGVRTAVIGIALPETPETVMAGRVDGLEFGPAAPAIDRYAAEARVAGADFVVVTMHVGGICERPGTLPEQESAGCTGEVLEVARQLARPVDLMLAGHRHERMLTWEKGIPVVESISYANAFSITQLERRGGHTSVLYRAIRTPSADSATPNAAVERIVSDWDRAIRPITERVLVSFAVPMPKADTGEFALGDLMADAFRARTGAQASIVNNGSIRQDMPAGPLTYGTLFQLQPFQNALVRVGVTGEQLRRALEAGLTAEGGVNAHVSGLTVAYAPRAPQGSRIRAIRLADGRTVTDADHVTLGLSEFVASGGDRFVSLREGRATSTGLVDLDALIAYLQTLPQPVTPPTGRRWIAVP